A section of the Cytophagales bacterium genome encodes:
- a CDS encoding single-stranded DNA-binding protein: KKGNKVAVDGKLINRNYEDKEGIKRYVTEILVNEFLMLTPKDQPVS, encoded by the coding sequence AAAAAAGGCAATAAAGTAGCTGTAGATGGCAAGCTTATTAACCGGAATTATGAAGATAAGGAAGGCATTAAGCGCTATGTCACTGAAATATTAGTGAATGAATTTTTGATGCTGACACCAAAAGATCAACCTGTCAGTTAA